One Acidobacteriota bacterium genomic region harbors:
- a CDS encoding O-antigen ligase family protein: MVEVASRIRQAPENAIVLVRPKAEGFAESAAMMLDRTIFSLLLVMIAVLAMPYGAVEAWWESIFECTVFVLTALWIVEGLLRGSWRVGDVRLFAPLLALGAFAWLQTRSWQGATMEAGIQSQDWAAISADPYETQRFVLRLLALVLTGALLQSHVYNRRRLVSLINIVIFTGVASAIFGILRQTAQHEDGFLLAYLRPGEGYGQFINRNHFAFLMEMALGLALGLVVGKGARRDRSLVYIAAIIPLWTALVLSNSRGGIGSLLSQMLFMTLMLGFVRGASESNESYGFSSRLVRIGQTVVARFAIVGCLVAVLGVGIIWMGGDPLANRLETLPTDIRAASPDERASQSRVEIWLATWRLIQAHPILGTGFAAYGVAIPEYHDSSGEITPQQAHNDYLELLASGGMIAGLIGLWFVTVLIKRIRRELQSAEAFRRSACFGAVLGIFGVATHSLVDFGLHITTNAIVFIALVVIATLDWRAMEWVPLEDRLR, encoded by the coding sequence ATGGTAGAGGTCGCATCCAGGATCAGACAGGCACCGGAAAACGCCATTGTATTGGTCAGGCCGAAAGCGGAAGGATTTGCCGAATCGGCGGCGATGATGTTGGATCGCACAATCTTTTCGCTGTTGCTGGTCATGATTGCCGTGCTTGCCATGCCGTACGGGGCAGTGGAGGCATGGTGGGAATCCATTTTCGAATGCACGGTCTTTGTGCTGACGGCATTGTGGATTGTCGAAGGATTGCTGCGCGGATCGTGGCGTGTTGGCGATGTCCGGTTGTTTGCGCCGTTGTTGGCGCTTGGTGCTTTCGCGTGGTTGCAAACTCGTAGCTGGCAGGGCGCAACCATGGAAGCCGGTATTCAAAGCCAGGATTGGGCAGCGATCAGCGCTGATCCGTACGAAACGCAGCGTTTTGTGTTGAGGTTGCTGGCCTTGGTTCTGACCGGAGCGCTGTTGCAAAGCCACGTATACAATCGCCGCCGTCTGGTTTCATTGATCAACATCGTCATTTTTACCGGCGTGGCCAGCGCGATTTTTGGCATTTTGCGACAAACGGCGCAACACGAAGACGGCTTTTTGCTGGCGTATCTGCGCCCCGGCGAAGGCTACGGACAATTCATCAATCGCAACCATTTCGCCTTTCTGATGGAAATGGCGCTTGGCTTGGCGCTGGGTTTGGTGGTGGGGAAAGGCGCGCGCCGAGACCGTTCCTTGGTTTACATCGCGGCGATCATTCCGTTATGGACAGCGTTGGTATTGTCGAATTCTCGCGGAGGCATCGGCAGTCTGTTGAGCCAAATGCTGTTTATGACTCTGATGCTCGGATTTGTCCGAGGCGCTTCGGAATCAAATGAGTCCTACGGATTTTCATCGCGGTTGGTGCGCATTGGACAAACGGTCGTTGCGCGGTTCGCTATTGTCGGTTGTCTGGTTGCGGTGTTGGGCGTCGGAATCATTTGGATGGGAGGCGACCCGCTGGCCAACCGGTTGGAAACTTTGCCGACGGATATTCGAGCCGCCAGCCCTGACGAGCGCGCCAGTCAAAGCCGCGTAGAGATTTGGTTGGCAACGTGGCGATTGATACAAGCGCACCCGATTCTCGGAACGGGGTTTGCCGCTTACGGCGTCGCGATTCCCGAATATCACGACAGTTCTGGAGAAATCACTCCTCAGCAGGCTCACAACGATTATCTGGAATTGCTGGCCAGCGGAGGAATGATCGCCGGTTTGATCGGATTGTGGTTTGTCACGGTTCTGATCAAACGAATCCGACGGGAACTTCAAAGCGCGGAGGCATTTCGCCGATCAGCTTGTTTTGGAGCCGTGCTTGGAATTTTCGGCGTTGCGACGCACAGCCTGGTTGATTTCGGCCTTCACATTACCACCAATGCGATTGTGTTCATCGCACTTGTGGTCATTGCCACACTGGATTGGAGGGCCATGGAATGGGTTCCACTGGAAGATCGGCTACGCTAA
- a CDS encoding glycosyltransferase family 4 protein gives MRISIIVDCYYPHATASAKLVHDLGVELNNQGHSVTVITPNCQNTQDLQLSVESELLVARVKTGKLKGVNRISRAVREARLSETMWRKGKQFFREHPCDLIIFYSPSIFFGPLVNKLKSLWKCPAYLILRDIFPQWAVDAGVLKKGLAYKFFRLKELEQYSAADVIGVQSPANLEYFAQNLPNKRYELEVVHNWTTLDKQEFAPSNYREKLGMQGKVVFFYGGNIGVAQDIDNIVRLAAALEAEPHIEFLLVGDGSEVERLKALIDEKALTNIHILPAVGQQEYLAMLSEFDVGLVSLDKRLQTQNFPGKILGYMYFSMPMLCSVNPGNDLKTMVERSEAGLCSLNGEDETLRLNALRLANDAALRQRIGQNARQLLERDFAVSVVARRILSHFKASPRLHYAGAEKPMAPATATL, from the coding sequence ATGCGTATTTCGATCATTGTGGATTGCTATTACCCACACGCGACCGCCAGCGCCAAGCTGGTTCATGACCTGGGCGTGGAGTTGAACAACCAGGGACATTCCGTGACGGTGATCACGCCGAATTGCCAGAACACCCAAGATTTGCAGCTTTCCGTTGAAAGTGAACTGCTGGTTGCGCGCGTCAAAACCGGCAAGCTTAAGGGCGTCAATCGAATTTCGCGCGCCGTTCGCGAAGCCCGATTGTCGGAAACGATGTGGCGAAAAGGGAAGCAATTCTTTCGCGAACACCCCTGCGATCTGATCATCTTTTATTCGCCCAGCATCTTTTTTGGCCCGCTGGTGAACAAACTGAAGTCGCTGTGGAAGTGTCCGGCCTATCTGATTTTGCGCGACATCTTTCCGCAATGGGCGGTTGATGCCGGCGTGTTGAAAAAAGGGTTGGCGTACAAATTCTTCCGGCTGAAAGAATTGGAACAGTATTCCGCCGCCGATGTTATTGGGGTGCAATCCCCTGCCAATCTGGAATACTTCGCGCAAAATCTGCCTAACAAACGGTACGAATTGGAGGTGGTTCACAACTGGACGACGCTCGACAAACAGGAATTCGCGCCCTCGAACTACCGCGAAAAGCTGGGCATGCAAGGCAAGGTGGTGTTCTTTTACGGAGGAAACATCGGCGTTGCTCAGGACATTGACAACATTGTCCGCCTGGCTGCTGCGCTGGAAGCCGAGCCGCATATTGAATTTTTACTCGTCGGAGACGGCAGCGAAGTCGAGCGGTTAAAGGCGCTGATTGACGAAAAGGCGCTGACCAACATCCACATTCTTCCGGCCGTGGGGCAGCAGGAATATCTGGCCATGCTTTCGGAATTCGATGTGGGATTGGTGTCGCTGGACAAACGCCTGCAAACGCAAAATTTTCCGGGGAAGATTCTGGGCTATATGTATTTTTCCATGCCGATGTTGTGCAGCGTCAATCCGGGCAACGACCTGAAAACAATGGTGGAACGAAGCGAAGCCGGATTGTGCAGCCTCAATGGCGAAGACGAAACCTTGCGTCTCAACGCACTGCGCCTGGCGAATGACGCCGCGCTAAGGCAACGGATTGGTCAAAACGCGCGACAATTGTTGGAGCGGGATTTTGCGGTTTCGGTCGTTGCGCGGCGGATTTTGTCTCACTTCAAAGCCTCTCCACGGCTTCATTATGCGGGCGCAGAAAAACCAATGGCGCCAGCCACTGCCACGTTGTAA
- the wecB gene encoding UDP-N-acetylglucosamine 2-epimerase (non-hydrolyzing), with the protein MKIMTILGTRPEVIRLSLVIKMLDQLSEHVLVHTGQNYDDRLNGLFFREMGIRNPDEFMGIRGSGFAGQVGDVLAKAEPLFLEYRPDRLLILGDTNSGLTAMVARRLGIPVYHMEAGNRCYDDRVPEEVNRRVIDHSSSVLMPYTNRSRENLLREGIAGDRIYVTGNPIKEVIDHYADRIEASSVLTNLGLQPRKFFLVTMHRAENVDVEDRLRNLIESLVYLHERYGLPVICSFHPRTRAKVESFGVRINYTGLQFLDPLGFFDFIRLEQSAFCVLSDSGTVQEEACLFGTPNVTIRDVTERPETIECGSNVLAGCDPARILKLVELVTSQRRGWCPPAEYLAENVAATVCRILLGYRVPDLAEQAWQQRTA; encoded by the coding sequence ATGAAAATCATGACCATTCTCGGCACCAGACCGGAAGTCATCCGATTGAGTCTGGTGATCAAGATGTTGGATCAACTCAGTGAACACGTCCTGGTGCATACCGGTCAGAATTATGACGACCGGTTGAACGGCCTGTTTTTCCGGGAAATGGGAATTCGTAACCCGGACGAGTTCATGGGGATTCGAGGCAGCGGCTTCGCTGGTCAGGTTGGGGATGTCCTGGCCAAAGCGGAGCCGCTGTTCCTCGAATACCGTCCCGACCGGTTGTTGATTTTGGGCGATACGAACAGCGGGTTGACCGCAATGGTTGCGCGTCGGTTGGGAATTCCCGTGTACCACATGGAAGCGGGCAACCGCTGTTATGACGACCGCGTGCCAGAAGAAGTCAATCGCCGCGTGATTGATCATTCCAGCAGCGTGTTGATGCCTTACACAAACCGAAGCCGCGAAAATCTGCTTCGCGAAGGGATTGCCGGAGACAGAATTTACGTCACCGGCAACCCGATCAAGGAAGTGATTGACCATTATGCGGATCGCATCGAAGCCAGTTCGGTGTTGACGAATCTGGGATTGCAACCGCGCAAATTCTTTTTGGTGACCATGCACCGGGCTGAAAACGTGGACGTGGAAGACCGGCTGCGCAATCTGATCGAATCGCTGGTTTACCTGCACGAACGCTACGGGTTGCCGGTCATTTGTTCCTTTCATCCGCGAACGCGCGCGAAGGTGGAGAGCTTCGGAGTCAGGATCAACTACACGGGTTTGCAATTTCTCGATCCGCTGGGGTTTTTCGATTTCATTCGCCTGGAACAATCGGCGTTTTGTGTTTTGTCAGACAGCGGAACGGTTCAGGAAGAGGCCTGTCTGTTCGGCACGCCGAACGTCACCATACGCGATGTGACCGAACGGCCCGAAACGATTGAATGCGGATCGAATGTTCTGGCGGGATGTGATCCGGCCAGAATCCTGAAGCTGGTCGAATTGGTGACCAGCCAAAGACGCGGATGGTGCCCCCCGGCAGAATACCTGGCGGAAAATGTAGCGGCGACGGTGTGTCGTATTTTGCTGGGGTACCGCGTTCCAGACTTGGCCGAACAGGCTTGGCAGCAACGAACTGCTTGA
- a CDS encoding polysaccharide biosynthesis protein, with amino-acid sequence MKYLEGKRVLITGGTGSLGKVMVRRLLSGEMGEPEKVIIFSRDEAKQHFMRMDYQLKAAATDEIIYRNFQRKLDFRIGDIRDFHSVAGVLREADVVFNAAALKQVPTCEYFPYEAVRTNVLGAENIVRAIEQYNLPVDTVVGISTDKACKPINTMGMTKALQERVFIQGNIRCPQTRFLCARYGNVLASRGSVVPLFHDQIRGGGPVTITTAEMTRFLLSLDDAVDTVFAAITTGLPGETYVPRAPSALVTDIAHVLIGRRRIDVKFIGIRPGEKIHEIMVSQEEAYRTVARGKWFAILPMLPEVAGDWRGSGVLDKEYSSADAVMSLEETATLLRTRGLLVENSTMEKEHEVAEMLR; translated from the coding sequence GTGAAATACTTAGAAGGAAAACGTGTGTTGATTACCGGGGGCACAGGCTCACTGGGCAAGGTAATGGTGCGCCGACTGCTGAGCGGCGAAATGGGAGAGCCAGAGAAAGTCATCATTTTCTCGCGCGATGAAGCCAAACAGCATTTCATGCGGATGGATTACCAGCTTAAAGCGGCTGCGACGGATGAAATCATCTACCGAAACTTTCAACGCAAACTCGATTTTCGCATCGGCGACATTCGCGATTTTCACAGCGTGGCGGGCGTGTTGCGCGAAGCCGACGTGGTGTTCAACGCGGCGGCGCTAAAACAGGTTCCGACGTGCGAATACTTTCCGTATGAAGCCGTGCGGACAAACGTGCTTGGCGCGGAAAACATCGTTCGCGCCATCGAACAGTACAACCTTCCAGTGGATACGGTAGTAGGCATTTCCACCGATAAAGCCTGCAAACCGATTAACACAATGGGCATGACCAAAGCCTTGCAGGAACGCGTTTTCATTCAGGGAAACATTCGCTGCCCGCAAACCCGGTTTTTATGCGCGCGCTACGGCAACGTGCTGGCTTCGCGTGGTTCGGTCGTGCCGCTGTTTCACGACCAGATTCGCGGCGGCGGACCAGTCACCATCACGACTGCGGAAATGACACGATTTTTGCTGAGCCTGGACGACGCAGTGGATACGGTGTTTGCCGCCATCACGACCGGATTGCCTGGCGAAACTTATGTTCCGCGGGCGCCATCGGCGTTGGTGACCGACATTGCGCACGTGTTGATCGGCAGGCGGCGGATTGATGTCAAATTCATCGGCATTCGGCCCGGCGAGAAGATTCACGAAATTATGGTCAGCCAGGAAGAAGCTTATCGCACGGTCGCGCGAGGCAAATGGTTCGCGATTTTGCCGATGCTGCCCGAAGTGGCGGGCGATTGGCGCGGTTCCGGCGTGCTCGACAAAGAATACAGCTCCGCCGATGCGGTGATGAGTCTGGAAGAAACCGCGACACTGCTGAGAACGCGCGGGCTGCTGGTCGAAAATTCGACGATGGAAAAAGAGCACGAAGTTGCGGAGATGTTGCGATGA
- a CDS encoding SDR family oxidoreductase, with protein sequence MKVLVLGGTGMLGHKVYQVLKERFPETHCTIRQAKHDEQIAKVSLLQSETVIGGINAEDLNSVATMLAEHRPEVVVNCVGIIKQRSEAKAVLPSITVNSLLPHWLAKQCASWNGRLIHISTDCVFSGKGNRTDGGYAEDDFSDAEDLYGKSKYLGEVTTENAVTLRTSIIGRELFHCGSLLEWFLNQQRTQVKGFRNALYSGVTTNHLAEVIGDVIQYHPQLSGLYQVTSQTISKYDLLCLLRDAYKLDVEIVPDETFRCDRSMVGNKFRRATGYTCPPWPKLTAQLASDTTPYELWRN encoded by the coding sequence ATGAAAGTACTCGTACTCGGCGGGACGGGCATGCTTGGCCATAAAGTGTATCAAGTGCTGAAAGAACGCTTCCCGGAAACGCACTGCACCATCCGGCAAGCAAAGCACGACGAGCAAATTGCCAAAGTTTCACTGCTTCAATCCGAAACTGTGATTGGCGGAATCAATGCCGAAGACCTGAACTCTGTCGCGACGATGCTGGCCGAACATCGCCCGGAAGTCGTCGTCAATTGCGTCGGGATTATCAAACAGCGCTCCGAAGCAAAGGCGGTATTGCCCAGCATTACGGTCAACTCTCTGCTGCCTCATTGGCTGGCCAAACAGTGCGCATCGTGGAATGGCAGGTTGATTCATATCAGCACGGATTGCGTATTTAGCGGCAAAGGCAACAGAACCGATGGCGGTTACGCGGAAGACGATTTTTCAGACGCTGAAGACCTTTACGGGAAGTCCAAGTATTTGGGAGAGGTCACAACTGAAAACGCTGTGACTTTGCGCACATCCATCATCGGCAGAGAGCTGTTCCACTGCGGTTCGCTGCTGGAATGGTTTCTGAATCAGCAACGAACGCAGGTGAAAGGATTCAGGAACGCGCTGTATTCGGGCGTAACCACCAATCATCTGGCCGAAGTGATCGGCGACGTCATTCAGTATCACCCGCAATTGTCGGGGCTTTATCAGGTAACCAGTCAAACCATCTCGAAATACGATCTGCTTTGTTTGTTGCGCGACGCATACAAACTGGATGTGGAAATCGTTCCGGATGAAACCTTTCGTTGCGACCGCAGCATGGTGGGCAACAAGTTCCGCCGGGCGACAGGATATACCTGTCCGCCCTGGCCGAAACTGACTGCTCAACTCGCCAGCGACACTACACCATACGAACTCTGGAGGAATTAA